A part of Capsicum annuum cultivar UCD-10X-F1 chromosome 6, UCD10Xv1.1, whole genome shotgun sequence genomic DNA contains:
- the LOC107875083 gene encoding josephin-like protein — MPVKGCEVVSGKPEMTKNAKTTSKFQKQNSTKSVHVDGATNDAKSTTSTRSCSFKMPNRSQLSPIKLFKQLGGKMAAVMKVMSSSKRSCRKVTNSSERAAISAKPTAVLNIDSHRAEAIDDCIQFINLSSTLPRSNSVS; from the coding sequence aTGCCGGTAAAAGGGTGTGAAGTAGTGAGCGGGAAGCCAGAGATGACCAAGAATGCAAAGACCACAAGCAAGTTTCAAAAGCAGAACTCTACAAagagtgttcatgttgatggtgcTACTAATGATGCAAAAAGTACCACCTCCACAAGAAGTTGTAGCTTCAAGATGCCTAATAGATCCCAATTATCTCCTATTAAACTTTTCAAACAACTTGGAGGAAAAATGGCTGCAGTTATGAAGGTGATGTCTTCATCAAAGAGAAGTTGTAGGAAAGTTACTAATTCCTCGGAGAGAGCAGCAATTTCTGCTAAACCAACCGCTGTCCTAAATATTGACTCTCATAGAGCAGAGGCAATTGATGATTGCATTCAGTTCATCAACTTATCATCTACCTTGCCAAGATCTAATTCAGTGTCATAA